A stretch of DNA from Bradyrhizobium algeriense:
CGTTCGACATCGATCGCCAGCGACTTGACGTGGTTGGCGGCCTCGGTCGACGCCGTGATCAGCGTGTTCTGCGCTTCGCGCGCGCCCGTCGTGATCGACTCGGCGGTAGCGTTGCCGGCCATCGAGAGCGAACGCTCCACGTCGGCGGCGAGCGACTTGACCTGGCTCGATGCTTCGGCGGACGTGTTCATGAGGGTGCTCTGGGCCTCGCGGGCGCCTGCCGTGATCGCCTCGGCGGTCGCCGTTCCGGCGATCGAGAGCGAACGCTGCACGTCGGCCGCGAGCGACTTGACCTGAGTGGCGGCCTCGGTAGAGGCGGCGACCAGCGTGCTCTGTGCTTCGCGGGCGCCTGCGGTGACGGCCTCGGCAGTCGCAGTTCCTGCGATCGACAGCGAACGCTCGACGTCGGCGGCGAGCGACTTGACGTGGTTTGCCGCGTCTGCGGATGCGGTCACCAGCGTGGTCTGCGCCTCGCGCGCGCCAGCGAGAACCGACGCGGCCGTGGCGTCGCCGGCGGCCGAGAGGGTGCGCTCAACGTCGGCGGCGAGAGATTTGATCTGCGAGGCAGCTTCGGAGGAGGCCGACACCAGCGTGGTCTGGGCTTCCTGGGCGCTGGCGAGGATCGAGGTGGCCGCGCCGGTGCCGACGGCGGCAAGGGAAGCTTCGACCTCGGCCGACGTCAGTTTGAGTTGTGCGCCGACATCGGAGGAAACCGTCAGCAGCGCCTGCTGGGCGGTGCGCGCGCCGGTCTGGATGGTCTCGGCGGTATTGACCACGAGGTTGGTCAGCGAACGCTCGGCGTCCTCGACATGCGACTTGATGCCGGAGGACAGCATTTCGGCGCGCGACATCAGATCTTCGCTGGCCTGACGGCCGCTGCTTTCGATCCGGCCGGCCACGGCCTCGATGCGCGAACCGAGCAGATCCTCGAACTGCGTAACGCGGGTATCGATGTCAGTGGCGATGGCGCCGACACGCGTCTCCATGCCGCTGGCGATGCCGCCGACCCGCGTCTCAAGTCCACTGGCGATGTCGCCAACCCGCGTCTCAATGCCCTGATGAATTTCCTGGAACCGCGCCTGGATGGTGTCGGTCAGATAGGCGCAGCGACCGTCGAGGGTTTCGGTGACATTGGCAATACGATGGTCGACCGCTGCAATCGCCTGCGCGGTGCCCTCGGTCAGCGAGGAGGTGAGCAGGCTGAGCCGCTGGTCAATCGACTGGATCGCCTGCGCCGCGCCGTCGGTTAGCGAGCCCGTCAGGGTGCTGAGACGGTTGTCGATGGTCTCGGTGACGGACCTGGCGCGGCTGTCGAACGTCGTCTCCAGTGATTGCAGACGGCCGTCGACGGTCTCATCGAACCATTTGAGCTTGTTTTCGAGCGAAGTATCGAGGTTGCTGACGCGGGTGCCGAGCGTGGTTTCGAACTGCAGCAGGCGCTGATCGAGGGAGGCGGTGATCTCGCCGCTGTTCGAGACCATGCGGGTGTCGAAAGTGTCGACGTAATTCTTCAGGCTGTCGCTGATCTCCTGGGTGCGCGCGCCCATGCGCTCGACGATCTCGCCGCCGAAGGTTTTGACGGTGCGATCGAACTCGGAGATATGGCGGGTGATCAGCGCGCCGAGCGTGCCGCTGTCGCGGGCGAACTTTTCCGCAAGCTCGCCGCCCTGGTTCTTCACCAGTTCGTCGAAGGCGCTCATCTGCAGCGCGAGGCTGTCGTGGGCGTTTTCGGTCTGGCTGATCACCTTGGCGACCAGCGTGTTCACGGTCACGTCGAGCGCGTCGCTGGCCTTGTCGCCGGAGGTGAGGATGCGGCTCGCGAGGCGGTTGCCGGCATCGTCGATCTTGCTGACGAGATCGCCCGAGCGCAGTTCGAGTTCGAGCAGCAACGAGTCGGAGGAGTTCTTCAAGGAGTCGTGGACCTGCTCGGTGCGGTCGGAGATGCCGTCGACAATGGTCGAGGAGCGCTGCTCGAATTCGCCGGTGATGCGGTCGATGCGTTCGTTCAGCATCTCGTGGACACGATCGGCGAGATCGACGAACTCGTCATGGACGTGGCCGGTCTTGAAGTTGAGGCTGGTGGTCAGCCGCTCGGAGGCGTCGAGCACGGCGCGCGTGGTCTCGGCGCTGGCTTCCTCGAGGCGGTCGAGCAGGTCGCCGCCGCGCTCGCCGAGCGCGAGGATCATGTTGTCGCCGGCATGGCTCAGCGCGCTCGTGATGTGCTGGCCGCGCTCTTCCAGCGCGCCGGTGATGCTTTTCGCGACCTCGTCGACGCGCGAGGCGATGGCGTCCGAGATCAGCGCGATATCGTGGCGCAGGTCGATCTGGACGCCGGAAATGGCGCTGCGAACCTGCTCGGCCTGGCCGACCAGATTGTCACGCTGATGGGCGATATCCTGCAGCAGTGCGCGAATCCGCACCTCGTTGTCACTATAGGCGCGCTCGAGGGCCGCGACTTCATTGGCGACGAGCGTTTCCAGTTCGCCGGCGCGCGCGATCGCGCGCTCGACGCCGTCGCCCATCGCGGCGACTTCGCGGCGAATCGCCTGCCCTACGGTCACCATCGAATCGGCGGCGGCTCCCTCGGGCTCGGAGAAGCGGATCGCGACCTGCGCCATCGACTGCGCGATCATCCGCATTTCCTGGCCGCGCCAGGCGAGGCTGGCGAGGAAATAGAACAACAGCACCGGCGCAAAGAACAACGCGGCGAGGCCGGCGAGCACCAGCACGCCGCCGCTCTGTCCGATCGCCGCCTGCAGCGCAGGCAGGAAGCTGACGGTCAGCAGGCCGCAACCGATCACCCAGACTCCGCCAAACACGGAGGCGAGCGTGTAGACGCTGCGGGCAGGGCTGCCCTTCTGGATCGCCTGCAGAATCTGTCCGATGGTTTCGCGATCGTCATTGGCGGCGCGACGGGGACTGCGCGGCTCCTCGATCGGATCGAACCCCGGACGCTCGGCGCTTCCGCGCGTGTCAAAAGACATATCGGAATAGGGCGGCGGGGCCGACGGACTGGTCTGAGGGGCGAGCTCGTTGCCGAGCGAATTTCGGCTGGTGTCGACGGTCGTATCGCCGATGTTGAGCGCTTCCTGAATTGCGGAGAGCGCGACTTCAGTGGGATCTTTGACCTTCTTGGGATTGTTCGCCATGTTCAGTCTGAGCCCTCTAACTTTTATGCACCCAGCCGTTCTTGCAAAAAGCCCCCGCAAGCTCGAAGCCGGATTCATAACCCCCGCGGACCGCAAGCCCGCCCGCCGGCAGCTTGTCCGCATACATCCGCAAACATCCTATTGGTTGAGCGATACGAATGAAATGGCCGCGATTAAGACATTGTTAATCATCGTTAACAGCTTTGTTCCTTAAGGCCTTAAGGATACACAAATTTCTGGAACCGGATCGTCGATCGAGGCGGATTATCGGCTAAAACAAGGCTAAGTTGGGGCGAATTCCGGGAACGTTCCGTTAACCGTTGCTGTGGTTGGCTGACCGGGATGCCCCTCCCGAGAATCAGTGCGGCGGGGCGATCCGGACTTTAGGCCATGCCGCTTCATCTCGAACGGATAGAATGGATGCCATCGCCACCGCTGGCTCCTGGCGACGGGCCGATCGATTTCGACCATCTGCAACGCATGACGCTCGGCGACGCTGCCATCGAGCAGGAGGTGTTGACGATGTTCTCGGCCCAATCGGCAACCCTTATGCACACGCTCGCTGCCATACCTGCGGATGCCAGCGCGCTGGCGCACACGCTCAAAGGGTCGGCCCGCGCGATCGGCGCTTTTGCGGTTGCCGATGCCGCAGCCCGGCTGGAGGCGGCCATCGCCAGGGGCATCGATGCGTCCGCTGCGCTCGCCGAACTCGGCGAGGCGGTTGCAGAGGCGAGGGCAGCGATCGAGGCGGTTCTGCGCCGTTCCTGAGCGGAAAGCGGTCCGTATCGGCCAAAATCCCGATAAAATGCTGCTCTTAAGGTTTTCGTCCCGACCGCTGGCGCTGTGCGGATCGACCCGTTATAGGACTGCCGGGACCATCCTTACATATTCCGGCAGCACGAGCGATCATGGCCAAAATCCACTTTGTCGACCATACCGGCGAAAAACGAACCATTGATGTCGAGAACGGCGCGACCGTGATGGAAGCCGCGATTCGCAACGCCATTCCGGGCATCGAAGCCGAATGCGGCGGCGCCTGCGCCTGCGCGACCTGCCACGTCTATGTTGACGAGGCCTGGCGCGAGAAGGTCGGCGCTCCGACCCCGATGGAAGAAGACATGCTGGATTTCGGTTTCGACGTGCGGCCGAACTCGCGCCTGTCGTGCCAGATCAAGGTGAGCGACGACCTCGACGGCCTCGTGGTGTCAACGCCGGAACGGCAGGCCTGAAGTCCGCAAAACATTCAGCGCGATCCGGCGTTGGCCGTGTCGGCGAGATGGTCGTCGACCGCATATAGCGTGCAATCGGGTGCGTATTCCGCGCAGGCGGTGAGGGCAGCCTCCGCCGCTTCGCGCGTCGACCGGCGCCCGCTGCGAAAAGCGAAAGCTCCCTTTGGCGAGACGGCAAAGGCCCTGTGCGGGCTCGCCGAGAGAGAATCGGCAAATCCCGCGCGCCCCTTGTCGCGCAATTGCGGCGGCGGCTGCAGCGGCGATGGCGCCGGCATCGCGGCGATATCGCGCGTTCCCAGATTTTGATCGCGCAGGAAGTCATCCACTACCGGCGTCCACAGCGGCATCCCACGCGAAAACAGAGAATGGCCGTCATCGCCGTGCGGCGGGAAATCGACGAATTGGGCTCGGCCGCCGGCGCCGGTAAAGGCGTCGCGCAATCGGCGCACCAGTTCGGGCCCGAAGAACTTGTCGTTCTGCGCGTAGATCCACAGCGTCGGAATCCGTGACGTCTTGCCCAACGTGGCGAAAGCGCGGACCAGCGCATCCTCATCGCAGACGTCATTGTCGGCGCGCGAACCGCGGCCACCGGCGAAGTTGATCGCGGCGGCGAGGCGCGGCAGGTTGCATCGCGATGCAGACGATCAGTGTCGCCAACATCGCCGCGCGCGTCATGCGGGTTTTGCTCCGTGGCGAATCCAGCGCTGAAAATTCGCCAGGATATCCGGCGTCAATGGCTTAGGCTTGCGCGTGGCTTCGTCGAGCAGCACCGATACCGATTGTGCTGACGCTACGCATGTGCCTTCGGAGAACACCACCTGATCGAAGGTGACGGAAGTCCGGCCGAACTTCACGACGCCAAGTCCCATTTCGATCGTACCGGGCCAGCGCAATTCGGCGCGGAAATGCATGTCGAGGCGGACCATGATCCAGGTGACGCCGTCCGGCATCAGCCCGTAGCTGCGGTCCTTTATCAGCGTGACGCGGCCGGTTTCGAAATAGGTGGCGTAAACCGCGTTGTTGACGTGCTGGTTGGGATCGAGGTCGGCAAACCTCACGTTGTCCGACAGGCGATAGGGAAAATCCTCCAGGCGCGGGGTCGCGTCGGGACGCAAGGGGGCGTTCACGGGGTCATCTCCGAAAATCTCGTTCCCTTACAGCCCACTTGTCGAATGACGGCAAGGGGTTGCCGCCATCACGAACGCCATATTATGGCTTTCCTGTCAGCCCCGGGTTGGCTAGACAGGTGCGGCCTTCCCGCCAGGTTCAACCGAAAAGAAGCTGATATGAGCGAAGCGATCAAAACCGATGTGCTGATTATTGGTGCGGGTCCGTGCGGCCTGTTTGCCGTCTTCGAACTGGGCCTGTTGGACATGAAGGCGCATCTGGTCGACATCCTCGACAAGATCGGCGGCCAGTGCGCCGAACTCTATCCGGAAAAACCGATCTACGACATTCCCGGCATTCCCTTCGTCACCGGCCAGGGCCTGACGGAGGCGCTGCTCGAACAGATCAAGCCGTTTCATCCGACCTTCCATCTCAACGAAATGGTGGAGACGATCGAGAAGATCGGCGATCCCGGCTTCCGCGTGACGACCGATGCCGGCCAGGTGTTCGAGTGCAAGGTGGTGGTGATATCAGCGGGCGGCGGCTCGTTCCAGCCGAAGCGTCCGCCGGTGCCGGGCATCGAGGCCTATGAAGGCACCTCGGTGTTCTATGCCGTGCGCAAGATGGAGCAGTTCCGCGACAAGAGC
This window harbors:
- a CDS encoding Hpt domain-containing protein; the encoded protein is MPLHLERIEWMPSPPLAPGDGPIDFDHLQRMTLGDAAIEQEVLTMFSAQSATLMHTLAAIPADASALAHTLKGSARAIGAFAVADAAARLEAAIARGIDASAALAELGEAVAEARAAIEAVLRRS
- a CDS encoding 2Fe-2S iron-sulfur cluster-binding protein → MAKIHFVDHTGEKRTIDVENGATVMEAAIRNAIPGIEAECGGACACATCHVYVDEAWREKVGAPTPMEEDMLDFGFDVRPNSRLSCQIKVSDDLDGLVVSTPERQA
- a CDS encoding thioesterase family protein produces the protein MNAPLRPDATPRLEDFPYRLSDNVRFADLDPNQHVNNAVYATYFETGRVTLIKDRSYGLMPDGVTWIMVRLDMHFRAELRWPGTIEMGLGVVKFGRTSVTFDQVVFSEGTCVASAQSVSVLLDEATRKPKPLTPDILANFQRWIRHGAKPA